One Nicotiana sylvestris chromosome 12, ASM39365v2, whole genome shotgun sequence genomic window carries:
- the LOC138883343 gene encoding uncharacterized protein — MAEYEACILGLRLAIDMNIQELLVIGDSDFLVHQVLGEWATTNTKILPYLYCVQKLIKRFTKIEFKHVPRIQNEFADALATLSSMIQHPDKNFIDLILIEIHKQLAYCAHVEEESVENPWFHDIKEYFSKREYPEHANHTQKRTLQRLANHFFQSGGIL, encoded by the coding sequence atggcagaatatgaggcctgcatcttgggactcaggttggccattgacatgaatattcaggaattgctagtgatcggagattccgATTTCTTGGTACATCAAGTTTTAGGAGAATGGGCTACAACGAACACCAAAATATTGCCATATCTATATTGTGTACAAAAGCTAAtcaagaggttcacgaagatagaattcaaacatgttccgaggattcagaatgagttcgcagatgcattggccactttatcttccatgatacaacacccagacaagaatttcatcgatcttATCCTAATAGAAATTCACAAGCAgctagcttattgtgctcatgttgaagaagaaagtgTTGAAaatccatggttccacgacatcaaagaatacttttCAAAGAGAGAGTACCCTGAGCACGCAAatcatactcagaaacgcacactccaaAGGTTAGCCAACCATTTCTTTCAAAGCGGAGGAATTTTGTAA